In Candidatus Gastranaerophilales bacterium, a single genomic region encodes these proteins:
- a CDS encoding polysaccharide lyase family protein has translation MFFYFNNSATVKTNQNFIILSNKYASFAINKKNGSIAKYQLKNFSSEKILLKSALNIYYRENNQLKKINTNKVPLKYKIIKSDKNIIDVCFVPANKNLCVIDFEIHLVMTSKTKGLYCYIVNKKTNNLSIELEEEKYYFSLKEKDFSSFYLDSSRNGLLPQQKDLKKNKEIMDCVYKLSEDKYYTKYSYIIPSYLKKFYSAYGKNTALSLIIPSEEYFSGTPLKQELTVHQSPNNINLNWYLYSRHYGTELFTPEKNWQKIYGPILIYPSATHNGFFNLKQVEKQSEIEKKLWPYQWLTNPLFMAKERFSFSGYLKDTHNKPIADAFVVLSVGEENWRFQKKDYVYFSKTNSNGYFEIKNIRPKTYTIFGIKNGIVDELKITNKKIDKNTKNNLIIWNNTCLKNKFFQIGIPNRSAKEFLGGNFHNKWGSFKQYKTKFPKGMDYFEGKSDYSKDIFYFSPAVLNPKDTSSDLRIHFSLKKQPTEDLTLIVAIASSVKTTLNIKINNKMVKDNLSLGFPEIDSASYRAATEGIYRIIKIKINKKDFNEGQNIITLHPIKTMETEASGLMYDTIILGY, from the coding sequence TTGTTTTTTTATTTTAATAATTCTGCTACTGTAAAAACAAATCAAAATTTTATCATCTTATCAAACAAATATGCCTCCTTTGCAATAAATAAAAAAAATGGCAGTATTGCAAAATATCAATTAAAAAATTTTTCATCTGAAAAAATCTTATTAAAATCAGCATTAAATATATATTACCGAGAAAATAATCAATTAAAAAAAATAAACACTAATAAAGTTCCACTAAAATATAAAATAATCAAATCTGATAAAAATATCATTGATGTTTGTTTTGTTCCTGCAAATAAAAATCTATGCGTTATTGATTTTGAAATTCACCTTGTAATGACCTCAAAAACAAAAGGTTTATACTGCTACATTGTAAATAAAAAAACAAACAATCTCTCTATTGAATTGGAAGAGGAAAAATACTATTTTTCCTTAAAAGAAAAGGACTTCAGTAGCTTTTATTTAGATTCATCAAGAAACGGTCTATTACCTCAACAAAAAGACCTCAAAAAAAATAAAGAAATTATGGATTGCGTTTACAAGCTTAGCGAGGATAAATATTATACAAAATACTCTTACATAATACCTTCGTACTTGAAAAAGTTTTATTCAGCTTATGGCAAAAACACGGCACTTTCGCTTATTATTCCGAGTGAAGAATATTTTTCCGGAACTCCGTTAAAACAAGAGTTAACAGTACATCAATCACCAAACAACATAAACCTCAACTGGTATCTGTATTCAAGGCATTATGGGACAGAACTTTTCACACCTGAAAAAAATTGGCAAAAAATATACGGTCCGATTTTAATTTATCCATCTGCCACTCATAACGGATTTTTTAATCTCAAACAAGTCGAAAAACAATCAGAAATAGAGAAGAAATTGTGGCCTTATCAATGGCTTACAAACCCATTATTTATGGCAAAAGAAAGATTTAGTTTTTCTGGTTACTTAAAAGATACACACAACAAGCCGATTGCTGACGCTTTTGTTGTTTTATCAGTTGGAGAGGAAAACTGGCGATTTCAAAAAAAAGACTATGTTTATTTTTCAAAAACAAATTCTAATGGTTATTTTGAAATAAAAAATATAAGACCAAAAACCTACACTATTTTTGGCATAAAAAACGGCATTGTTGACGAGTTAAAAATAACAAACAAAAAAATAGATAAAAATACTAAAAACAACCTTATTATTTGGAACAATACCTGTTTAAAAAACAAATTTTTCCAAATCGGAATACCAAACCGCTCCGCAAAAGAGTTTTTAGGTGGCAATTTCCATAATAAATGGGGAAGTTTTAAACAATATAAAACAAAATTCCCCAAAGGAATGGACTATTTTGAGGGAAAAAGTGATTATTCAAAAGATATATTTTATTTTTCACCCGCTGTTTTGAACCCAAAGGACACATCTTCCGATTTACGTATCCATTTTAGCTTAAAAAAGCAACCAACAGAAGATTTAACTCTTATTGTTGCCATTGCAAGTTCTGTCAAAACAACTTTAAACATAAAAATCAACAATAAAATGGTAAAAGACAATCTTTCTTTGGGCTTTCCGGAGATTGACTCTGCCTCTTATCGAGCCGCAACAGAAGGTATTTACCGAATAATAAAAATAAAAATTAATAAAAAAGACTTTAATGAAGGTCAAAATATAATCACTTTACACCCCATCAAAACAATGGAGACAGAAGCCTCTGGATTGATGTATGATACAATTATTCTCGGATATTAA
- the mnmE gene encoding tRNA uridine-5-carboxymethylaminomethyl(34) synthesis GTPase MnmE, giving the protein MAIKYEMDTISAIATPLGVGGVGIIRVSGTKAFDIIQKIFSNKKIKTGKIAHGWIIDGGDFVDEVVVLPFQKPNSYTGEDVIEIQCHGGINVVRKILDLTIKNGARLAERGEYTKRAFLNKKLDLSQAEAVLDLIHAKTTTFAMKSAKNLSGKLSQEVNKIKDILFNLYSLIIAAVDFPEDVKEPDYNVLEEKIKSAIDSIDYILKFSKSSNILRQGIKIAVVGRPNVGKSSLFNTLLNLDRAIVTEIAGTTRDIIQETIDLDGISATIIDTAGIRDAENIDKVESIGIDYTKKCIAEADIVLFLFDIVKGITTEDEEIFNLIQDKPFIKIASKFDLHKKSTDNVLSVSVKTGENIENLKKEIKKIVIENNDLEGEFITNQRQQECLERSKEALIQALKATQLMEIQDLISIDIKTALMHVSEVSGEVITDEVLDNIFENFCIGK; this is encoded by the coding sequence ATGGCTATAAAATATGAAATGGATACAATTAGTGCGATTGCCACCCCTTTAGGAGTGGGCGGAGTTGGTATTATAAGGGTTTCCGGAACAAAAGCTTTTGATATAATTCAAAAAATCTTTTCCAATAAAAAAATTAAAACAGGAAAAATCGCACATGGTTGGATTATAGATGGTGGCGATTTTGTTGACGAAGTGGTAGTTTTGCCATTTCAAAAACCCAACAGCTATACAGGTGAAGATGTTATAGAAATTCAATGCCATGGCGGTATTAATGTTGTAAGGAAAATTCTCGATTTAACAATAAAAAACGGAGCAAGACTTGCCGAACGAGGAGAATATACTAAAAGAGCTTTTCTTAATAAAAAACTCGATTTGTCACAAGCAGAAGCTGTATTGGATTTAATACATGCGAAAACAACTACTTTTGCAATGAAAAGTGCTAAAAATTTATCAGGAAAATTATCTCAAGAAGTTAATAAAATAAAAGATATTCTTTTTAATTTATATTCTTTAATTATTGCGGCGGTTGATTTTCCCGAAGATGTTAAAGAGCCTGATTACAATGTTTTAGAAGAAAAAATAAAATCAGCAATTGACTCAATTGATTATATTTTGAAATTTTCAAAAAGTTCTAATATTCTAAGACAAGGCATAAAAATTGCAGTTGTTGGTCGTCCTAATGTCGGGAAATCTTCTTTATTTAATACCCTTTTAAATTTAGATAGAGCAATAGTCACTGAGATTGCCGGGACAACACGTGATATAATCCAAGAAACGATTGATTTAGATGGTATTTCCGCTACAATCATTGATACTGCAGGAATTAGAGATGCGGAAAATATCGACAAAGTTGAATCTATCGGAATAGATTATACAAAAAAATGTATAGCTGAAGCTGACATTGTGCTTTTCCTTTTTGATATTGTGAAAGGAATAACAACTGAAGATGAAGAAATTTTCAATTTAATTCAAGATAAGCCATTTATAAAAATTGCTTCAAAATTTGATTTGCATAAAAAATCTACAGATAATGTTCTTTCTGTTTCTGTAAAAACAGGCGAAAATATTGAAAATTTGAAAAAAGAAATTAAAAAAATAGTTATAGAAAATAATGATTTAGAAGGTGAATTTATCACCAATCAGCGACAACAAGAATGTTTAGAACGTTCAAAAGAAGCCCTTATACAAGCTTTGAAGGCTACTCAATTAATGGAAATTCAGGATTTAATTTCTATTGATATAAAAACAGCCTTAATGCATGTGAGTGAGGTCTCGGGCGAAGTTATTACAGACGAAGTTTTGGATAATATTTTTGAAAACTTCTGTATAGGAAAATAA
- a CDS encoding glycosyltransferase family 2 protein gives MTIDFSIIIPVFNEENNIIKLHSKIKKNIEKITSNYEIIYINDASTDSSLEKLQYLFLHDPNLKIINFTKNFGQTSALKAGFDYAKGKFIFTLDADLQNDPEDFIRLLNKYNEGYDLVCGWRKNRHDDSLRKKVSLCANFLIRKLFALKIHDLGCTLRIYNAQCAKSLYLKNDFHRFIPVLAKINKAKITEIEVSHHKRYTGYSKYGLNRTFKVLRDIFIIYKELLFFNTKQPKIYEISEIIEK, from the coding sequence GTGACAATCGATTTTTCAATAATTATTCCCGTTTTTAACGAGGAAAATAACATCATAAAACTACACTCTAAAATTAAAAAAAATATTGAAAAAATCACATCAAATTATGAAATTATATACATAAACGACGCTTCAACCGATTCCTCTTTAGAAAAATTACAATATTTATTTCTCCATGACCCAAATTTAAAAATTATAAATTTTACCAAAAATTTTGGTCAAACTTCTGCCCTCAAGGCAGGCTTCGATTACGCTAAAGGCAAATTTATTTTTACTCTTGACGCTGACCTTCAAAATGACCCCGAGGATTTTATCCGATTGTTAAACAAATATAATGAAGGTTATGACTTAGTCTGCGGATGGCGAAAAAACAGGCATGATGATTCCCTACGCAAAAAAGTTTCTCTTTGTGCCAATTTTTTAATAAGGAAATTGTTCGCTTTAAAAATTCACGACCTTGGTTGCACTTTAAGAATATATAACGCTCAATGTGCAAAATCTTTATATTTAAAAAACGATTTTCACAGGTTTATTCCTGTTTTAGCAAAAATAAACAAAGCAAAAATTACAGAAATTGAAGTTTCCCACCACAAACGCTATACAGGATATAGCAAATACGGACTAAACAGAACATTTAAAGTTTTGAGAGATATTTTTATAATTTATAAAGAGTTGTTATTTTTTAACACAAAACAACCTAAAATATATGAAATCTCAGAGATAATCGAAAAATAA
- a CDS encoding DUF721 domain-containing protein encodes MKKILYSDFESIKDIIGALGISYNAPKETNKDIFFNSWADLVGEKISKLSRPIELNDKNVLTVLCANSFIANELFLSKKNLMEIISQKAEELDLKVEDIRFDYKNWKK; translated from the coding sequence ATGAAAAAAATCTTATATAGTGATTTTGAATCGATAAAAGATATTATTGGAGCCCTAGGCATTAGCTATAATGCACCAAAGGAAACCAATAAGGATATTTTTTTTAATTCTTGGGCAGATTTGGTCGGTGAAAAGATTTCTAAACTTTCAAGACCTATTGAATTAAACGATAAAAATGTTTTGACAGTTTTATGTGCTAATTCTTTTATTGCAAATGAACTTTTTTTATCAAAAAAAAATTTGATGGAAATTATTTCTCAAAAGGCAGAAGAACTGGATTTAAAAGTTGAAGATATTAGATTTGATTATAAAAATTGGAAAAAATAA
- a CDS encoding glycosyltransferase family 39 protein, with protein MINKTIKTHLIILICLTLILSLVGGTEYYFRDFVVHKALTILAFDGNPEFFKKPSLIPYLNSIVYGFLYVILHGFHIISNFHEYVLDFQKGFINIHGFLINFNLPSLIINAIFAAIGVVYTYLTSVLLMKKEKYALLAAFFLMTSFFWMEYSHHLTVDIPLASMCIVTVFYSIKILVYKLSLNLKNILILSSLTALTAACKYNGGIILLAPVCVCIFQNINDKNWGRLFKQNFYLIFFALIIFILINPFIIIDFKHFISDFLYEFLHASGGHFGEDDKNVLIFNLFRNLPNGFGILPTVIGISGLFLLAKTSFLSKKIKIAFLIFPITFFLLMGCSKLIFVRYMVPMAPFLAIGVAFFAFELFRLLNQQNTKCAKAVKTMFIVVFFGLFLINLSRAIHFINIFMKPDTIFSSKEILKELNVYPDNKKIYFTELFSNYFYEEDFLHQMPLPIKNDTKKYLYSACNDSKKVVPIAKKNNKKELILFDAFDIVILDARIYDRFIYLTKYIPFYSPYQKVSKRIAPSQKKYSIVAVTPFKYNKEEVPFDELSNTLRYRISKGFYVELYFKDKKLAHKFYKKCNKYKLKCIYSDDMNDGFYYQNLQGRRFINAEKQ; from the coding sequence ATGATAAATAAAACAATAAAAACGCATTTAATAATTTTGATTTGTTTAACATTGATATTGTCTTTAGTTGGCGGCACAGAATATTATTTTAGAGATTTTGTTGTGCACAAAGCACTGACGATATTGGCTTTTGATGGCAATCCTGAGTTTTTCAAAAAACCGTCATTAATTCCATACTTGAATTCAATTGTATATGGATTTTTATATGTTATTTTGCATGGTTTTCATATTATTTCAAATTTTCATGAGTATGTTCTGGATTTTCAAAAAGGGTTTATAAATATACATGGATTTTTGATTAATTTTAATTTGCCATCATTAATAATAAATGCAATTTTTGCAGCAATTGGTGTGGTTTATACCTATTTAACATCTGTTTTGTTAATGAAAAAAGAAAAATACGCTCTTTTGGCTGCTTTTTTCTTGATGACGTCCTTTTTTTGGATGGAATATTCGCATCATTTGACCGTCGATATTCCGCTTGCGTCGATGTGTATTGTGACTGTTTTTTATTCGATAAAAATCTTGGTGTACAAATTATCTCTAAACTTAAAAAATATTTTAATTTTATCTTCTTTAACTGCGTTGACTGCTGCTTGCAAATATAATGGAGGTATTATCCTTCTTGCTCCTGTTTGTGTTTGTATTTTTCAAAATATTAATGATAAAAATTGGGGCCGATTATTTAAGCAAAATTTTTATCTTATATTTTTTGCTTTGATTATTTTTATTTTAATAAATCCGTTTATTATTATAGATTTTAAACATTTTATTTCGGATTTTTTATATGAGTTTTTGCACGCTTCGGGAGGGCATTTTGGAGAAGATGATAAAAATGTATTAATCTTTAATTTGTTTAGGAATCTTCCAAATGGATTTGGTATTTTGCCTACCGTTATTGGGATATCAGGACTCTTTTTGCTCGCAAAAACAAGTTTTTTATCTAAAAAAATCAAAATTGCTTTTTTAATTTTCCCCATTACTTTTTTCCTTTTGATGGGCTGTTCAAAATTGATTTTTGTCAGATACATGGTTCCAATGGCTCCTTTTTTGGCAATAGGCGTTGCGTTTTTTGCCTTTGAATTATTCAGATTGCTAAATCAACAAAATACTAAATGTGCCAAAGCTGTCAAAACAATGTTTATTGTTGTTTTTTTCGGTTTGTTTCTTATTAATTTAAGTCGTGCAATTCATTTTATTAATATTTTTATGAAACCGGATACGATTTTTTCTTCCAAAGAAATTCTAAAAGAGCTAAATGTTTATCCTGATAATAAAAAAATATATTTTACAGAATTATTTAGTAATTATTTTTATGAAGAAGATTTTTTGCATCAAATGCCATTGCCGATAAAAAATGATACAAAAAAATATTTATACTCTGCATGTAATGATTCAAAAAAAGTGGTACCAATTGCTAAAAAAAATAATAAAAAAGAATTAATTTTATTTGATGCTTTTGATATCGTAATTTTAGATGCGAGAATTTATGACAGATTTATTTATTTGACTAAATATATTCCTTTTTATTCTCCATATCAAAAAGTTTCTAAAAGAATAGCACCAAGCCAAAAAAAATATTCTATTGTTGCTGTTACTCCTTTTAAATATAATAAAGAAGAGGTGCCTTTCGATGAACTTTCAAATACTTTAAGATATAGAATATCAAAAGGTTTTTATGTCGAGCTATATTTTAAAGATAAAAAATTAGCTCATAAGTTTTATAAAAAATGCAATAAATATAAACTTAAATGTATATATTCAGATGACATGAACGATGGATTTTATTATCAAAATCTGCAAGGAAGAAGGTTTATCAATGCAGAAAAACAATAA
- a CDS encoding PP2C family serine/threonine-protein phosphatase: protein MFIDIDCTQQKKYNQNTYGDYFLSKRYPDEGRLIAVLSDGLGSGVKANILACMTSTMLLKFVEAGSNIKKACEIIMNSLPVCRVRKISYSTFSAIDCNDDGEAKIVEEGNPEFIWIRNNEVMTPECKIITSKTFSNRHMHIYKIKLEKGDRLIFCSDGVTQSGLGGPRLKLGLRREGLINILLEKIKEDPLISSRHLSSYIVQQAEKIEIDRKAKDDISACVIYCREPRESLVFTGPPYHQEKDREYAKIFEKFQGRKAICGGTTANLISRELNIPVSSDLSKSAGNLPACSHMEGVNLVTEGILTLTKTVEYLESMTNHIPEDAAGELVKFLIDSDCITFMVGAKLNQAHYDPTLPIEIEIRKNIIKKMGKILEEKFIKKIEIQYM from the coding sequence ATGTTTATAGACATCGATTGTACCCAACAAAAAAAGTACAATCAAAATACTTATGGAGATTATTTTTTATCAAAACGATACCCCGATGAAGGTAGGCTTATCGCTGTTTTATCCGATGGATTGGGTAGCGGTGTCAAGGCAAATATTTTGGCTTGTATGACCTCAACAATGCTTTTAAAATTCGTAGAAGCAGGCTCTAATATAAAAAAAGCTTGCGAAATAATTATGAACTCACTGCCTGTTTGCAGAGTCAGAAAAATAAGTTATTCAACATTTTCTGCTATAGACTGCAATGACGACGGCGAAGCCAAAATTGTCGAAGAAGGAAATCCTGAATTTATCTGGATAAGAAACAACGAGGTAATGACACCAGAGTGCAAAATAATCACCTCCAAAACCTTTTCTAACAGACACATGCACATATACAAAATAAAACTTGAAAAAGGCGACCGTCTTATTTTTTGTTCTGATGGCGTAACTCAATCAGGACTAGGTGGTCCAAGACTAAAATTAGGTCTGAGAAGAGAGGGACTTATAAATATTTTACTTGAAAAAATAAAAGAAGACCCTTTGATTTCCAGCAGACACCTTTCAAGCTATATTGTCCAACAAGCTGAAAAAATTGAAATAGACAGAAAAGCAAAAGACGATATTTCAGCTTGTGTAATATATTGCCGAGAACCCAGAGAATCTCTCGTTTTCACAGGTCCTCCTTATCATCAGGAAAAAGATCGTGAATATGCTAAAATTTTTGAAAAATTCCAAGGAAGAAAAGCTATTTGCGGAGGCACCACTGCAAACTTGATTTCAAGAGAATTGAATATCCCAGTCAGTAGCGATTTGTCAAAAAGTGCAGGGAATCTTCCGGCATGTTCTCACATGGAAGGCGTAAACCTTGTTACAGAAGGCATTTTGACACTAACAAAAACTGTTGAATATCTTGAATCAATGACCAACCACATACCAGAAGATGCAGCAGGAGAACTTGTTAAATTCTTGATTGACAGCGACTGCATTACCTTTATGGTAGGTGCAAAACTTAACCAAGCACACTATGACCCCACTTTACCTATTGAAATTGAAATAAGAAAAAATATTATCAAAAAAATGGGTAAAATATTAGAAGAAAAGTTTATTAAAAAAATCGAAATACAATACATGTAA
- a CDS encoding glycosyltransferase family 39 protein, which translates to MEKNKENYIIFWGIGLLFLATVNLCFFRYYDHDELEAIHTAWKLLQGQRIYIDFFQQKHPFFHYTVIPFISYFGETIRTITATRIYMFSLYLGTLFASFCVAKEVFSKKAAIFSVFLIMSAPIFVNKAIEIRPDNLQIFLTMVSLALLYSQKNKWTFYLSALFMALACIVLQKACFIAIIVSVFMLYCVLKKELKIKDFICYELVFLSVIAIFMSFIFSGVSFQKYWIFNWFINRNFLDGFSCIKNIKYLIMTAPVFLPLTLVGLAKVSTEKQREIALLTIISFLLIFFITAPNKQYFMPFILFGAILAGNVLSNLFVKNKKLTYFIILFCFGFSIFNYVNMDFKGTNQSQNVLIDYVIKNTSSKDFVYDGDIQFNLYRNDLDYFWFSLRKRGVLDTYKTKYNYSYNVLELINHKKPQIISDKYITQKDMLELSKDYSPVSFFNGIFIRKKK; encoded by the coding sequence ATGGAAAAAAACAAAGAAAATTATATAATTTTTTGGGGTATAGGGTTGCTGTTTTTAGCAACTGTAAATTTATGTTTTTTCAGATATTATGATCACGATGAGCTTGAAGCAATACACACTGCGTGGAAGTTATTGCAAGGTCAAAGGATTTATATAGATTTTTTTCAACAAAAACATCCTTTTTTTCATTACACTGTAATTCCTTTTATTAGTTATTTTGGAGAAACAATAAGAACAATAACTGCCACAAGGATATATATGTTTTCTCTTTATCTAGGGACTCTTTTTGCTTCTTTTTGTGTTGCAAAAGAGGTTTTTTCTAAAAAAGCAGCGATTTTTTCTGTATTTTTAATTATGTCCGCACCAATTTTTGTTAATAAAGCAATTGAAATCCGACCTGATAACTTGCAAATATTTTTAACAATGGTCTCACTTGCTCTTTTATATTCCCAAAAAAACAAATGGACTTTTTATTTAAGTGCGTTATTTATGGCTTTAGCCTGTATTGTTCTTCAAAAAGCTTGTTTTATAGCAATTATCGTTTCTGTTTTTATGTTATATTGTGTATTAAAAAAAGAGCTCAAAATAAAAGATTTTATTTGTTATGAATTGGTTTTTTTATCTGTTATAGCCATTTTTATGTCTTTTATTTTCTCCGGAGTGTCTTTTCAAAAATATTGGATTTTTAATTGGTTTATAAATCGAAATTTTTTAGATGGATTTTCTTGTATAAAAAATATTAAATATTTGATTATGACAGCTCCTGTGTTTTTACCATTAACTTTAGTTGGATTGGCTAAGGTATCTACAGAAAAACAGAGGGAAATTGCTTTATTGACGATAATTTCTTTTTTGTTAATCTTTTTTATTACCGCACCCAATAAGCAATATTTCATGCCGTTCATTTTGTTCGGAGCTATTCTTGCCGGTAATGTTTTGAGTAATCTTTTTGTTAAAAATAAAAAACTTACATATTTTATAATATTATTTTGTTTTGGTTTTTCAATTTTTAATTATGTAAATATGGACTTTAAAGGGACGAACCAATCTCAAAATGTATTAATTGATTATGTTATAAAAAATACCTCTTCTAAAGATTTTGTATATGATGGAGATATCCAATTTAATTTATACAGAAATGATTTGGATTATTTTTGGTTTAGCTTGCGGAAGAGAGGCGTTTTAGATACATATAAAACAAAATATAATTATTCATATAATGTTTTGGAATTAATCAATCACAAAAAACCGCAAATAATTTCTGATAAATATATTACACAAAAAGACATGTTAGAATTGTCAAAAGATTATTCACCTGTTTCCTTTTTTAACGGAATATTTATAAGAAAGAAAAAATAA
- a CDS encoding monomeric [FeFe] hydrogenase: MNTNSETQAAHLKKEILIRIVKAFNSNDFEKNTRLIPFDMRPKGSEVPFRCCIYKERAILKDRTIAGLGFAIEDDDERKSLTEYANEALQRDAIDEKPLTVLDAACKGCVPSRVFVTDLCQGCVARPCTTTCKFGAISIKDNRSVIDGSKCKSCKMCISACPYNAIVQIKVPCEDSCPVGAITKNEHGLAEIDFEKCISCGKCVSACPFGAVHEKSQIIDIMKNLKSEKKVIAMIAPSIAGQFPGTMGQLKSAMIKAGFSDVYEVAQGADITTQNEANEFAEKLEENAEFMTTSCCAGYNELVKKHIPEILPFKSGTGTPLYYTAEIVKQDYPDALTVFVSPCVAKRKEGMYNEKVDFVMNYEELGALLIGSKIEITACDESTFVTESSKQARNFGVTGGVAAAVTAASNSPEKIKQCLINGLNKQTIRDLKKMAKTGKCDCGNLVEVMCCEGGCMGGNATINSKKTAFKKLAEYTNLGKDIQPNK; encoded by the coding sequence ATGAACACCAATAGCGAAACTCAAGCCGCTCATTTAAAAAAAGAAATATTAATAAGAATAGTTAAAGCCTTTAATTCTAATGATTTTGAAAAAAACACTCGTCTAATCCCGTTTGACATGAGACCAAAAGGAAGTGAAGTCCCTTTCAGATGCTGTATTTATAAAGAACGTGCCATTTTGAAAGACAGAACAATTGCAGGACTTGGCTTTGCTATTGAAGATGATGACGAAAGAAAGTCTTTAACAGAATATGCAAATGAAGCTTTACAAAGAGATGCCATAGATGAAAAACCATTAACCGTACTTGATGCAGCTTGCAAAGGTTGTGTCCCCAGCAGAGTATTTGTTACAGACCTATGCCAAGGCTGTGTAGCAAGACCTTGCACAACAACTTGTAAATTCGGAGCAATAAGCATTAAAGATAACCGCTCTGTCATCGATGGCTCAAAATGTAAAAGTTGTAAAATGTGCATATCTGCATGTCCATATAACGCCATCGTTCAAATAAAAGTACCTTGCGAGGACTCTTGTCCTGTCGGAGCTATAACAAAAAACGAACACGGTCTTGCTGAAATAGATTTTGAAAAATGTATAAGTTGCGGAAAATGCGTTTCAGCATGCCCGTTTGGAGCTGTACATGAAAAAAGTCAAATTATAGATATAATGAAAAACCTCAAATCTGAGAAAAAAGTCATCGCAATGATTGCACCATCTATTGCTGGTCAATTCCCCGGAACAATGGGGCAATTAAAATCTGCTATGATAAAAGCCGGATTCAGTGATGTTTACGAAGTAGCTCAAGGGGCTGATATTACTACACAAAACGAAGCTAACGAATTTGCAGAAAAGCTTGAAGAAAATGCTGAATTTATGACAACTTCTTGCTGTGCCGGTTATAACGAGCTTGTAAAAAAACATATTCCGGAAATCCTCCCCTTTAAATCAGGAACAGGAACGCCTCTTTATTACACAGCAGAAATCGTTAAACAGGATTATCCTGACGCATTGACTGTTTTTGTAAGCCCTTGTGTCGCAAAAAGAAAAGAAGGCATGTATAACGAAAAGGTTGATTTCGTTATGAATTATGAAGAACTCGGAGCTTTATTAATTGGCTCTAAAATCGAAATAACAGCTTGCGATGAATCAACTTTTGTTACAGAAAGCTCAAAACAAGCAAGGAATTTCGGTGTAACAGGTGGCGTTGCAGCGGCAGTCACAGCAGCAAGCAACTCACCGGAGAAAATTAAACAGTGTCTAATAAACGGGCTCAACAAGCAAACAATTCGTGACCTAAAGAAAATGGCAAAAACAGGCAAATGTGATTGCGGAAATCTTGTAGAAGTTATGTGTTGTGAAGGTGGTTGTATGGGCGGAAACGCAACAATTAATTCAAAAAAAACCGCTTTTAAAAAATTGGCAGAATATACAAATTTAGGAAAAGATATTCAGCCAAACAAATAA
- a CDS encoding RNA-binding S4 domain-containing protein, giving the protein MRLDKYLKVSRLIKRRTVANDVSDQGRIYVNDNVAKPSKQLKEGDVIKIVQANKNILVKVVKIPIGNVSIQESSSLYQEICE; this is encoded by the coding sequence ATGAGATTAGATAAATATTTAAAAGTATCAAGACTTATAAAACGAAGAACGGTTGCTAACGATGTATCTGACCAAGGGCGAATATATGTCAATGATAATGTCGCAAAGCCCTCAAAACAACTAAAAGAGGGTGATGTTATAAAAATTGTTCAAGCAAATAAAAATATATTGGTTAAGGTAGTTAAAATACCTATAGGCAATGTGTCAATTCAAGAATCATCATCTTTATACCAAGAAATTTGTGAATAA
- a CDS encoding NAD(P)H-dependent oxidoreductase subunit E, translated as MNKIEVKVCLGTTCFVMGAANLQELIETVPQKYGDKVDVSGHPCLGLCSINWEYSKAPYVKVDDEIISEATVEKVLNVIERKLKDEHQ; from the coding sequence ATGAACAAAATCGAAGTGAAAGTATGCCTAGGAACAACCTGTTTCGTAATGGGTGCAGCAAATTTACAAGAATTGATTGAAACAGTTCCTCAAAAATATGGGGACAAGGTTGATGTATCAGGTCATCCATGTCTTGGATTGTGCTCTATAAACTGGGAATACTCAAAAGCTCCTTACGTTAAAGTTGATGATGAAATAATATCAGAAGCTACTGTCGAAAAAGTCTTAAATGTAATAGAAAGAAAGTTGAAAGATGAACACCAATAG